The following DNA comes from Deinococcus planocerae.
TGGACACCCCCCTCCCGACTGCCTATAATCCCAATGTTGCCCGCCCCAAGGCGGGCTTTTACCAGCGACCCCGGCCTGGGCCGGCGGGCTGGGAGCACGGCCCCGGCGAAGGTTGGGGGCGCGCGAAAGGAGCACCAGCATGGCGAAAGACGGACCGCGCATTATCGTGAAGATGGAAAGCACCGCTGGCACGGGCTTTTACTACACGACCACCAAGAACCGCCGCAACACGCAGGCCAAGATGGAGCTGCGCAAGTATGATCCCGTGGCGAAAAAGCACGTCGTGTTCAAGGAGAAGAAGGTCTGAGACCTGGGCCGGGCCCCGAGCGTGGCCCGGCCCGGTCTCGCCTCTCTCCGCCCGAACGTGACGGCGGAAGCCAGGTGAGCGGATGAACTTGATTCAGTACTTGCGGGACTCGCGCGCGGAACTGGCGCGCGTGACGTGGCCCACGCGGCAGGGGGTCATCGAGGGCACGCAGGCGGTGTTGATCTTCGTGGTCGCCCTGACCTTGATCGTGTTCGCGATGGACTACCTCTTCGGCACGCTCGTGCGGGCGGTCTTGCCGTGAGCATCGAGTGGTACGCGGTGCACACCTACGTCGGTCAGGAAGACCGCGTGGAGCAGCACCTGCTGGAGCGCGCCCGGAAGCTCGGGATGCTCCACTCCAAGATTTTCCAGGTGCTCCAGCCCAAGGAAAAGGCGATGGAGTTGCAGGAGGGCGGCAAAAAGGTCGAGGTCGAGCGCAAGCTCTTTCCCGGCTACGTCTTCGTGCAGATGGACGTGGAGGACGACGACTCCCCCGGCGAACTCGGCGAGTCGTGGGAGGTCGTGCGCGGCACGAACGGCGTGACCGGCTTCGTCGGCACGGCGACGCGCCCGGTGCCCCTCTCCCCCGATGAGGTGCGGCGCCTGCTCGCCTCGGTGGGCGTGGCGGCGCAGCCTCAGGAAGAGGCGCCCCGCGTCAAGGTCAACCTCAAGCCGGGCGATATGGTCCGGGTGACGGGCGGACCTTTCGCCGACTTCACCGGCGTGATCAGCGAGGTCAACGCCCCGCAGGCGAAGGTCAAGGTGCTCGTCAGCATCTTTGGCCGCGAGACGCCCGTGGAGCTCGACTTCGCCCAGGTCAGTAAGTAGGGACGGGAACGGGGATGAGCTTGGCAGCCGCTCCCCACCGGCCCTAGAATGGAAAAGTTGCCGCCGCGAAGGCCCAGTCTTCAGCGGCGGAACTTAGCGCCAACACCCCGCTCCTCGACTTGAGGACTGGGGGAGCTAAGGAGGAAACAGAATGGCAAAGAAAGTCACCGGAATCGTGAAGCTTCAGCTTCCGGCGGGCAAGGCGACGCCCGCCCCGCCCGTGGGCCCCGCGCTCGGCCAGTACGGCGCGAACATCATGGGCTTCACGAAGGAGTTCAACGCGGCGACCGCCGACAAGGGCGACGCGATCATTCCCGTCGAGATCACCATCTACGCGGACCGCTCCTTTACCTTCATCACCAAGACGCCTCCCATGAGCTACCTGATCCGCAAGGCGGCGGGGCTGCAAAAGGGCAGCGCCACCCCCAACAAGGCGAAGGTCGGCAAGCTGAACTGGGATCAGGTGATGGAGATCGCCCGCACCAAGATGCCCGACCTGAACGCC
Coding sequences within:
- the rpmG gene encoding 50S ribosomal protein L33, translating into MAKDGPRIIVKMESTAGTGFYYTTTKNRRNTQAKMELRKYDPVAKKHVVFKEKKV
- the secE gene encoding preprotein translocase subunit SecE, whose translation is MNLIQYLRDSRAELARVTWPTRQGVIEGTQAVLIFVVALTLIVFAMDYLFGTLVRAVLP
- the nusG gene encoding transcription termination/antitermination protein NusG, with protein sequence MSIEWYAVHTYVGQEDRVEQHLLERARKLGMLHSKIFQVLQPKEKAMELQEGGKKVEVERKLFPGYVFVQMDVEDDDSPGELGESWEVVRGTNGVTGFVGTATRPVPLSPDEVRRLLASVGVAAQPQEEAPRVKVNLKPGDMVRVTGGPFADFTGVISEVNAPQAKVKVLVSIFGRETPVELDFAQVSK
- the rplK gene encoding 50S ribosomal protein L11, which codes for MAKKVTGIVKLQLPAGKATPAPPVGPALGQYGANIMGFTKEFNAATADKGDAIIPVEITIYADRSFTFITKTPPMSYLIRKAAGLQKGSATPNKAKVGKLNWDQVMEIARTKMPDLNAGSVEAAANTVAGTARSMGVTIEGAPHA